From the Malaclemys terrapin pileata isolate rMalTer1 chromosome 11, rMalTer1.hap1, whole genome shotgun sequence genome, the window AATGAACTATCATCAGAAACAAATCTATCATGCTGCTGGTCTGGAAGATCCAGCTTCTCGCTACTTTCCACTGATGCCTCTTTATCATCAACATTCTCTTCAATTATTACACTGACATCTTGAGTCAATTCTTGTCTAGATTCATCTTCCTCTTGTTTAACTACTTTCTGCATTTCATTTTCTACAGTCTTATCTTTTTCTTGTATTGGATTATTCTTTATTTCTTCACTGCACTTAATTGTTTGGGTTTCTACCTGTGTTCTCTCATCTTCCATCAACTCACCTctactttcctttcctttcctagaTTCATCCCACATTTCTGTGTTTGACTCCTCAATTTCATGATCGCTGGGACAAGGAACTAAAATAGTTTCTTGGGACTGACTCTCTTTCATGACATCTTGGTCCTGCCCTGTCTGATGCGATACACCCTCTTTTACCTCTGCAAATTCATCTAGGGATGCCACAGGTTCCTCTTCTTCCACCCTTTTGTTTTCAGAATCTGGTTGTACATCCAACATGCCTGTCAATTCTTCCATCTTTCCTATGTCTTTTGTTTGTCCCTTCCCAGCAATATCCTTCTCATTCTCTGCCTCATCTTGCATATCTCCTTCCTCTTCCGCTAATATCAGATCGCTCTTTGAAAAAGTGGATAGAGTATGTGTTTCATCTGGCTTTTGTTCTTTTACAATTGTATCTGGTGTGACCTCACTTTCACATGTTGCTTCTCCCTCATCTTCCACAGAATCTACTTCTTTCCTTCCCTGACTCGGAACTGTATTTCCAGTCTTATTTTCTTCTTCGGCTGTAtcactctcatttttaccactcCCTACTTTACTAATTGTTCTGTCTATGCACCCTTCATCTTCATCAAGCTGTTTCTCCAAGCTACTCATAACCTCATTTTCAGTGCTTTCTTCTGCTTGACAGAGACTTTCAGTGTGAGCCTCCACATGTGATTCTTCATTACCTGTACCTGCTCTTGCACCTTCTGGTGATCCTGACTGTTCAGAAGCTGATGCATGGCTGCTAACCACAAAATCAAGAGCTTCCTGAAATATTTCAATACTGTCTTCTCTCTGGCAAATTGTAAAATCCTCTTGTTGTACTTTCTGCTCTTGTGCAACTCTTTCAGATTCATGCTCTGTGTCTATGTCAGTAGGTATTCCCAGAGGAGTCTCAATACCCTGACTTTGCAGTGTACCTGTTTCCCAATTCTCATTAgtcaagtgatttaaatcactatgTTCAGATTCCTTACTACCAGGCTGTTGGGCTTCTATGCTATCATCTCCTGATTCTGTTTCCTTTCTCAACTCAATTACATCACTATTTTCAGTGGAAGAAACATTTCCTGAAACATGTTCTGTGTGGCTTTGAATTTGTTCCTCACATCCACTACTTAACATCACTGTTGATGTGACATCATTGTCTTCCATGGTTTTCTCTGCCTCTGTATTTTCATCAGCATGCAATGTCTTTATCTCCGTACACTCCTTTACAATTTCCCGCTCCTCAGACTCCTCTTTGTGTTCCTCATGCTCAGTATTCTGCAAGATTTCTCTTTTCCCCACATCCTCCAAAATCTCATCTTTCATCTCCACTTCATTCGCTCTGCCTAAAAGACCATTGAGAAAGTTGAAGGGACTACACCAAGGGGTGACTACTTAAATTTGTTAAACATGTAACACTTACCTCCCCACTTAAACCCCAAAAGAGAAAATGAATTAAAAGAATCGGTTAATAAAAGATCAGCTTTTGCCAATTACGTGAGGCAAAGCAGCAATTGAATTAGTAAATTCTCTGATCAGTGAACCCCCCCCGCTTTCCCAAAAGCAAGAGTTGTATCTGATTCTGGCATCAGATAAGTTAAAGATTTCTCTAGTTGAAGCTGTATGAAGTACAGCTTTCATAAATGAGATGAACATTTTTCAAGCAGTGCAGTTTATTAATAGTAATGTAACAAAACTCGCAGATTTAAGATTATGAGACAAAGGTagagttttggggttttttgctgcTAACAAGTACAAGCTATATGATCCACAAGTATTCACCATATTTTTAACCCTCACATTGCTCTATACGGTATTATTATTGCCAAGCTGTGTTTGTTTGATGGCATTACAACCAAGTAACTTACCTAATACTCAGCAATATTTTATAGCTATTGACTTAAAAAACGGGCACTATTTTATAAATAAGGGTGTATAATGAGTGTTATGGAAGATGGGATCTGATTGGCAGGCAAATGTTTTGAATACACGGATATCAGACATAAGCCACAAGGTTGAAGCTCAGTTATTTAGCGCTTCTTCCAGCCACTACATCCATCCAAAAGGGACAATATTTCTTTCTCaagtattgtttaaaaatataatttttcttcCAATTTGCAGCACTTTAGGAGCAAAAACGCAGGTGTTAACCAGCACTCAATGTCATGTATTAGCTTTTGTTCCTATGACGTACCTGTTTCCATGGAATCAGAATACGTTAAAACAGACTAGAGAGTTTTAGATATAACTTTAAATGTTCTCAGACcctgtttttgttgtttcaaATTGTTTTCACCTAATGGAATGAGAAAGCTGCCAACAGCTAAATCTGAGAAAACTCCTACTTCTAATTACATGGTTGGCTGCCTGTTGAGATTTGCTAGTATTTcaattcagaaataaaaatagagtATTCCCTCCTCTTCCATGAGCTAATGAGACAGTGGGAAGTTCAATAGCTAATCAGTTCAGATTCTGACTATACAATATAATTGCACCAAGTCAGAATCTTTGCCAACCAGATTCCTCCTTGTCTGAGGACACACACATATAATGTATACTTCCTGTACACATTGCTGAGCATATCATTGTTACAAAATTTCCAGCAATAGAAATTGCTTTATACTTAACAGTACTAGAGATTAAGAATTTAGAACTATGTGAAAATGTCTTGCAACAGCACACTGAACTATTGTTCAGCAGACCTGTATGTTCTCCAATAATATATTCGTTACAGAATTTGTGTGCTAAATTTACATATCAGAATTCAAATGCTCTTATTCTGGTTCTCTCTCAGCTTAATTCTCTGTGttagaaaaaataatcaaagcaACAGTAGGATTGTTGAGGACATTCCTAAATTCAGGTTTTAATATTAAGCTAAATAAGCTGCTACTCATCTTGTATTTATACTTGTGTCACGACCATTTATTTTCTCAGGGTGCAGAATAAAGGGACCATACAATAAAATCTCCTTTTGCAGGTACAGAAAAATGTCATGATATGCTTGAAGTGAAGCGACCATAATCAagaagcagaaaaaggcataGGAGGTGATTCAACAAGCTGCGTGACTGGTTAATTGTCCAAATAATGAATGCTCAATCTTCAAGCAAAAAAGTGAATGAATTATGATTAGACAGATAGAAAAGTCTagtgcagtgatactcagacctcagtggttcaggagccaaattagcaattgGCATTACCTAAAAGAGCCACGGtactgtgaattcattgtttcatttactatagtactattcatatttaagcagtgcaagttgataacttaattggttaatacCACAGTAAAAGCATCCAGCATTTTAATATCGTGTGCTGccaagagccgcaggagacacattaaagagccatttgCGGCTCACAAGCCatagtctgagtatcactgctctagtgGAGTGTCAGCACTTACCTAGTGTCCCATCCCCAGCTGTCTGTAGGGTCTGAGTCGCTCCTGGAGTAATCTTGGTAGAATCTGAATGTGCTTCATTATCGAGACCATCTAAAGCCTCTCCATTGGTGGCTACTTCCAAGTTTGGGATTATTCCGTGTTTCTGTGGATAAGGAAGGAACATTTTAAAGTCTGGTGTTCAAACAATATATTTGGCTGAACATTCTTGTCCCTTTATATTCTGAGCAGTGGTTGCTTCATCACAAAACCAATGAGAATATGCCTCGTTCAAAGTGCTGACAGAACAGATCTGATCACCTTTTTAAAGTAGGTCTGTTGCCCAATATCTGAAATGTTCCTTGGGCAACAGCCCCTCACCTATATTCACTATATTAGGAGTGCCAACTATCACAGAGGAGATAAGTAAAAAGCAAATTCTTGAAATGAATGAGAGCAACATGTACATATGGCTCATCAGTGCTGGATAGCTGGAACCAGCTCTTCTGTTCAGTGCACCAGCAGAGAAACCAGCAACTCATTACTTAATTGCTTTAGCAACAAGAGTTTCTTCTGTTCTTATGGCATACCTTCAGTTGTTCCTTCAGCACAACCACCTCATCTCTGAGGTCATCCCGCTCACTCCTTATGGAATCAAAGAACTCTTTCTGCCTCTCTAACGCCTGAGTGTTCACAGAGCAGACAGACAGAAGGCAGGGAGACAACAAGAAAGGATAAGAGACTATGTAAGGCAAGTTAGAAATAAGAATAAGCAGGTTTCAGATATTCAGAAGTTAATGGAACTGACATGCATGAAAAGGAGAAAATTAACAGATTAAAGGCTAAATTTACAAATTcataaaaaatgtaaatacagtAAATATATGACAATCCAAACATTCAGTTTGGGGAGGTCATAATTAATATTCAACCCGATATCCTGCACTGTGTTGGGATTAGATTTTTCAGTAACTAGATACAATAAGGCAGCTAAGAACAGATTTTTATACTCTTGACTTGGAATTTCCTATAGTActtttgtgtctgtgtgttttttttttaaatcaaaatacattaaagaaaGGGTATGAAAGCTGGTCTGACAGATCTCAGTGGCGTCCATGGAACTTTTGCAGTCTGTCATGGAAATAGTGCGTATACCTCAAGTATGCAGCATGCAATATAAACTTGTATAAAATTCTCAGCTGTAGTGAAACTTTGACCATTTTAAATTGTGGGTTTCAAATTGCCATAAGTCATAGGACAACATCATGGACAAATGACTTGCCAGGTTTCTTTTGTCCACCCAAGAAAAGAGTCTCTCTCACATCTCATCTGCTACTGCCTATACCATATTTCTCTTTAGAGTTAACATTTCGTTTAcactggtggggaaaaaaagaagatttTCATCCCAAGAGTCCAGTGAGCTATAAACAAGCCCACTTTCTCCTTTCCAACAGTGCAGTTATGGTTTAAAAGAGTAAAGGTAATACATTTGAACAGAAAACCAATTCCATTCAGCATTGAAACCACATCATGAATAGCCAGTATTTTACTAAAGGACACTCCCTTTCTTGGTTATACATATCCATGATAGGGTGCACACATTTCACCATGTTATATGAACTCCAGTGAATTTTCAAATCTGGTCAGAAGATAAGCATTTTCTTGGACCTTATCTTTTAAGTTAAAGCCACAACTCTATGTAAAGAGTCTATTAGACAGATTGAGGGTCACGTTGTATAGGGTAATATTTCATTCATGAGGTTTTGCAGGTGCAGAGTCTGCTAAAGAAGCTCAGTGTGAAACTGAGCAAATTTCAGAAGGTGTGCGTGATTCCTACCCCTATTTTTTTGTCTTTCCACTCTATCGTCTCCTGAAGATCAGAAATTTCCCTGATATAGCTCTCCTGTTTCTGTTGCAGCTGTCGGATTTCCTGAGGGGCAGGGGCACACAAAGAGACAGAAAGCAGGTAAAGGGTTAATCAGAAGAAAAACTCAAGATTGTAGTGATGCAAAGAACAATGAAATCAGGTGTTAAGAAAGTACAACAAACTACCTACATGCATCCCAGAGGAAACAGAAAAGCCTTCAAAAGTTGCTACGGATAACATTTCCTGGAGTCAGAAAAGCTTTTTGGATATTCTCTAAGTCAAAATGCAACTGTTTTCCTTCAAAGAGATGAATGCAACTCCTGAAACCTACCCAGCTAGGGACAGCCAACCTCTCACCTTTAGTATGATGACAAACACCTGTCTACTGGAACTATCTTGCTCTGAATCCTTACTGGAGTTTTATGCCATTGTCCTTTTTCTTCCAGTCTCACCACAAGAAGGAGCCCAGAGCATATAATAACTTATTCTGGGAAATTAAAGACAGCATAACATACAAATCCAACTACGAACAGtacttctgaaatatttttgttttcatcagCCCTAACCATTTCAGGGCTAACAGACTGAACCTACAGTACTGCATCAGATGAGAAATCTGGGGCAGGGACTAAGATTCTCCATTCCTGTCTAAGCCTTCTATATTCTAACTGTTAGTTTGGAACACATGAATCAAACAACCACATTAAAGACAACGGAGTAATTACTTACCTCGAGCATTTCTTCTCTTTGCTTCAGGGTCTCCTTGATTTCCGTGAACTGAAACTGCAATATGCTATGAGCATGCTTTTCCCGCTCAAATTCCTGGAGAggcaaggaaatattttttgtcatgcataataataataatacctagagcTGTTCAtacacagatctcaaagtgctttaaacaAGGGTAAGTATCAATATCTCAATTTTAAGCTTGTTTGTCTCTTATGAAGGAAATCTGAGATTGGGACTGGATTATTTCAAACCAAATGCTCAATTTAGACACTGGGCGGTCTGGATTTTGGGGCCAGGGGAATGCACATCATTTACAGCACTCAAGCCCTGCTGACCTCAGAGATAATGACTAGGAATGGAACCTACCTTTTCCAAAAGGTAGAGTACTCCAACTTGGCCAGTTCTTATTGtgaaattttaaaagcaaacagtttCCCAAGAGCTATGCATGATGGAGGACACACTAACCAATATCTCATGAGTCAAAGATTTAGCTCCTGAGAAGTTACCACATAAGCCATAAGGAAATACTCCATAAGGAAATACTAGTTTGCAGGAAAGTTAACTCAGTGAGGCTTATTCCATCACCTCAGTGAGGTGACAATAATTCAAGTCAATagtatattttcaatatttaacCCCATGAATGCCATAATTTGTTTAAGAAGTATGTCTCACACAACTCTCCTATGGCCTTTTGAATTAAGCTTTGTATGTAACCGGGTCCCAGAGGAAACGGGAAAGCCTTCAAAAGTCGCTATGGAGTCAGAAAGGCTTTTTGGATATTCTCTAAGTCAAAATGCAAATGAAATACATAAAGCTATACTGATGAGCTTGTATGTGAAAGAGTCACCATATCCTGAATATTGACTTATAAAATTAAATCTCATATTCATATGCCTACAGATAAAGGCAGAAAAGGCAGCCAAGTTGCTAACGAGTGCTATTCAAAGGGTAGATTTCTATATACTTGATTCATTCcccccttcatttttttttttttttttttttaaagtactgtcTCTtccctgaaaacattttttcaaacaACTTTCAGCTTCTCAAGAAGTGTTCATACTCACTTTGCTTTTCTCTTCATATTGCCTCCTGGATTCTGCCAGCTGTTCTTCTAACTCTAACAATGCATCCTTCAAGGTATCAACTTGGTACATGAAGTTTGTTTTCTCATTGTCTAGTTGAGCATTAGACACCATAGCCTTTTTATATTTCTCTTCAACTTCTGCTAGGGAGTCCTGAAGACAAGAAATATGTAAGTGCAGTGAGAGGTTACTTCAAAGAAAGCACTTTTATACATTGCAAAGTATGTAAGTACATGCTTAGTTGTAGACATGCAAGCAGTCCAACTGAATCAACTGTTAACCATGGGCTTAAGTAACTTTGCTGACTGGGACCCCAAACCTGGGAGAAGAGGTGGCAATATCTGGGCTTTTTGCGGTCTTAAATTAGGACTCTGTAgtatgtttaattaaaaattgcAGTTACTGTACACTACCTTTTGGCTATGCGcgcacttaaaatgctacagcggccCAACTGCAGCATGTTagcttagaccaggggtctcaaactcaaatgaccacgagggccacatgaagACTAGTACATTAgctgagggccgcattactgacacctccccctgccacccttggccccgtccccactccaccccttccatgaggccctgccggaattccaaccccttccctgaaatccccaccccaactctgcccccttcctgcccccagggagggcagcaggggtgtggtgggagctcagggcagggagttggggtgtggtgCAAGAGTggtgtggggtacagcagggggttgggctgcaggagaggtgcggggtacagcaggggttgggctgcaggagtggcgcggggggcgggctccggcccgacatgcaccgggggcagggcaggctgcctgcctgcctgtccccgcACCGCTCTGGGAAGTGgccggaacctgggggaggaggagcaaaggggtctgtgtgttgctgctGTTTCAGGCACCACCCCTAGCagctcgggctggagccgctctaggtaaacgctgggggggcgggaggggcggcGCGCGAGgagccgcgtgtttgagacccctggcttagacactcactacagcaatgggaagggttctcccatcactgcgGTTAGTCCACCTCccaaagaggcagcagcaggtcgacagaagaattcttcgaTTGATGTAGTGGGGttagttaggtcagcatagccaCGCCCCTCAGGGGGGTAGATTTTTCACCCACCTGAGACACCAGCCACGTAATGTCCATTTtcagtgcagaccagcccttTATACTCCATTTTTGGTTAGATTTTTGCTTCAGATGAAGCGTGAAAtaaattttttccccccatgcttACCCCTTCTTTGATTAGACCCCCTTTCTTAACCTGCTTTACTAAGATCAAGTTCCAACTGTCTGGGCAATTCAGATTTATGAACTCAGGCTGAGCATGAGAACAGTTCAGATATAAGAATAGCTGCAGTGTTGGCAAGATAAAACGGTACCATTTGCCATGTCACATTGCAGGTCTAAACCCTCTCCAGGTATACAATTTGAATGAAGACCACCCGAACAGCAACTTTCAAAAGCACAGCAGTGCAAGTATGCAGGCAAGAAACAAAAGAGGTGCCTATACAGAGGTCTTAATTTAAAGCTAGGATCAACAATCCACCAATTCATGAAGTCATATTGCTAGCATTATATGGACCTCCATGATAAATTTTGGATATTTATAATATTCCACTTCTACTAGATCCATAAACATTCCAGGGGGAAATGTGCAGACTTTTAAATCTGAAAAGATGACAAAATACTTAGTTTTCAAATTAATAATCTGTTTTGGCATACTATTAAAGAATAAGGCAATCTGACATTTTAAAGGTACAAGAACTTCTGTCTCATCATTAAATGTGAATCATGTTACTGGTGCATGTTGCAGGTGTACTGTACAAGACAGGAAATTTCAGTTGCTGAAAGGGCAATCAGGAATCAAAGCAGCTACATGATTAATTAAACCCTTAAAATTAGTTGGCACGAAAGCACACACAATTAAGGGTAAATGCAGAATCATAGCAGAACATGGCTAATTTAGTTTTATTAGTATTATCAAATTCTATCCCAACCCTAGACTATCTACCTGTCATTTAATAATTCTAAATTTGAATACAGAGAATAAAACCACTAAAGAAATAGCCTAAATCAGACGGAGGTTTCAAGCTATTCactatttaacacttttattCTGGGAGGGGATGAATTTAGTTTGCTTAAAATGTTCCAGTCTCTTCCTGGCAAATTCTGAAGAAAGTTACTATAGCTGGAAatgaatttttaattaaatatacgTTCCTCATTCTATGCCAAAAGCAAGGTCAGAGGCAGCTGAGCAAAAAGTTGTTGATCTTCGAAGACACAAGCAGACCTGGATAAAAATGCTACAAATGCACTTGAAGGGAACAATATTACAAAAATCTAGTTAACTTATTCTCAAAGGGTAAGGTAGATTAGTTTGCAGaatctaatatatattttattatctaTAAGAGAAAAAAGTTTAGGCTTCATATATCTAAAAGATTCAAAAAAACcacaaactattttttccatttgCAGGTCACCTAAGATGCCAGTAACCGAGTATCTTGTACTACTGAACAGATGAGGAAAAAGTAGGAGAGAAAGTTTGAATTTTAATTAACATTTACGCTAATATATACTGTATTACAGTATCTAGTATGCCAAGTGCCCAGTACACTCATCTTTACATGCCTTCTGTTTTCAAAACGTGAGCCAATGCTGCTGAATACATAGTGTAAAGTGTCAAACTGATACATTTGTTTAGCTGCTACACCAAAATCCTTTTGTGTATTCATGGAATTTGTAGGCgttcctcccctgcagctgctgcgaCAGTTTACCCCATACAATATGGCATTCTACCAGGGCTGCTTGTATAGCATGAGATATGATTGCCTCTCCCTCAGGCACGCATAACTTACCAACTGTTTTACTGGGACGCTCTACTAAGtgccttttaaaatacatttacaatATTTAACTTTGATTTCCCATGGCACTGAACTCCGCAGGTTGGTTACATGCTTAATAATCagcatttacttttattttagatttacCTCAAATTCTGAGTGATTtcctgttcttgtgttatggatatatttaaaaatgagtaACTGATTATTTTTCTATATACTCTAATCTTTATATTACAATTTTTGATGGAGATTTAAATACATTCTCAAGACACCAAAATATAAGACACGCAGTAGTAAAAGTTCTCATTAATGACCTTTTCTACAGAGGTTAATAAATATTTACATGTGCTGATTACCAAGAATTATCCAGAGAAATGATTACTGGTCATCAGAATGGGAAGCATGTTTTCCTCACTGATGAAATGCTTTTAGTTAATTCACACTTCAGCATAAAAGCATGCAGGTTAAATTCGAGTTCTGTCTCTCACTGTGCCTCTCTGAAAGTTTAGTTGATGTTAATATCACATGTTCAGTCTGCAATAAACCAGTACCTTCATTTCTTTCAATCCCTGCATGTATTTGCCTTCTACATCCTGAATCTGGTTCTTTAACTCATTGATATCCTGAGGGAAATGGCAAAAAAAGTGAATGATGTCAAGAAAACTAATGGGCAGTAATCACAGCTGAGTGAGAAGCCGGTGTTCAAAATTCCCATTTACAGACACGTTTCTACTCTAGTTTGAGTTTTCTAAACTTCATTATAAAAAGATGTATAGGCTTTTCACACAATCATCTGTCTTGAACAGATGTATATTCCTGTCCTAATCATTTTGACTGGGAAAATGGGATGTTTCTAGAACaatgatggtcttgtggttaaggaacTAGATTGTGACTCAGGAGCTCTGAATTCCgttttcagctctgccacaggttgtatgacattgggcaagtcccccccccccgccccctctcgttctgcctcagttccctatttgtaaaatgagaatgATATTTCTCTACTAGCACCCAACAgcggtgttgtgaagataaatttatTAATGCATGTGAGGTGCTCACAACTACATCACTTTATGATAAGTTTCAGAGAAAAGTGGGAACATGAGCACCAACAGGACACCCTAGGAAGTGTGGGAAATACCACTGGCAAATGGAATAAAGACATTCATTTTAATTATGAGCTCAATTAAAGCTttacacaatctctctctctcttccccctccttccccttggTCACCTCCTGATGCTAGAACTGCAAAAGAAGTAAAATATTATAATTTGGGGGTGACCAAGGGGCGCGAGAGAGAAAGGGACTGggtttgttttcacttttatagTTTTTAATACCAGATGGAACTATtccaatcatctagtctgatctcctgcataacacaggccatagtgTTTCACCCAAGTCCTCCTACATCG encodes:
- the LRRFIP1 gene encoding leucine-rich repeat flightless-interacting protein 1 isoform X6, whose amino-acid sequence is MGTQGAGRKRLPNRERLTAEDDALNQIAREAEARLAAKRAARAEAREIRMKELERQQKEIYQVQKKYYGLDTKWGDIEQWMEDSERYSRRSRRNASASDEDERMSVGSRGSLRSDLEYASAYPVAGLENERTKKKNSKATNGYDEDMYGSSQSRKSSRSSNYSGESRKSTKKSSREEKSPSLLYSDVLPARSYRASLHDESIYSGNRRYSASSSRAPSEYSCYLGSGSRASSRASSARASPVVEERPEKDFEKGARTVSSLSAATLASLGGTSSRRGSGDTSISVDTEASIREIKDINELKNQIQDVEGKYMQGLKEMKDSLAEVEEKYKKAMVSNAQLDNEKTNFMYQVDTLKDALLELEEQLAESRRQYEEKSKEFEREKHAHSILQFQFTEIKETLKQREEMLEEIRQLQQKQESYIREISDLQETIEWKDKKIGALERQKEFFDSIRSERDDLRDEVVVLKEQLKKHGIIPNLEVATNGEALDGLDNEAHSDSTKITPGATQTLQTAGDGTLGRANEVEMKDEILEDVGKREILQNTEHEEHKEESEEREIVKECTEIKTLHADENTEAEKTMEDNDVTSTVMLSSGCEEQIQSHTEHVSGNVSSTENSDVIELRKETESGDDSIEAQQPGSKESEHSDLNHLTNENWETGTLQSQGIETPLGIPTDIDTEHESERVAQEQKVQQEDFTICQREDSIEIFQEALDFVVSSHASASEQSGSPEGARAGTGNEESHVEAHTESLCQAEESTENEVMSSLEKQLDEDEGCIDRTISKVGSGKNESDTAEEENKTGNTVPSQGRKEVDSVEDEGEATCESEVTPDTIVKEQKPDETHTLSTFSKSDLILAEEEGDMQDEAENEKDIAGKGQTKDIGKMEELTGMLDVQPDSENKRVEEEEPVASLDEFAEVKEGVSHQTGQDQDVMKESQSQETILVPCPSDHEIEESNTEMWDESRKGKESRGELMEDERTQVETQTIKCSEEIKNNPIQEKDKTVENEMQKVVKQEEDESRQELTQDVSVIIEENVDDKEASVESSEKLDLPDQQHDRFVSDDSSLQKITKLSQQLSESLEGNTREMEVQNAVLDDACQLSRKERDTKQMGNGNEEDENKGIEEQHELQEVKKQEVVPDIEEDADYLKTQKAELDEKPDEQVEVEGQEEEIVEDDGKKIDVDDELGQILKAPGRHDAEEVNTQTLEEVREKEIVSETAKTEKGEKEETHQSRTQSVENEAMITEGNASIQQEKGKGAEEAGHLQTDASQSAAPEKACDLVEDETGNEKVLDSNDMEKIADGYSSEQELGNVGNTRDESKEDMQASRRGKGRSKEDCMIS
- the LRRFIP1 gene encoding leucine-rich repeat flightless-interacting protein 1 isoform X26 codes for the protein MRGPKRRTPKQAPTTAGRAENLQRSHPGRRSRPPCCTVMFCLPEVTGHLCMMRAFTVGIVDIVPLVLVLRRSIAATLAPDLGHLLEPALLGQVQCFFINFMYFWQACYFQIFLNHFRACVEERPEKDFEKGARTVSSLSAATLASLGGTSSRRGSGDTSISVDTEASIREIKDINELKNQIQDVEGKYMQGLKEMKDSLAEVEEKYKKAMVSNAQLDNEKTNFMYQVDTLKDALLELEEQLAESRRQYEEKSKEFEREKHAHSILQFQFTEIKETLKQREEMLEEIRQLQQKQESYIREISDLQETIEWKDKKIGALERQKEFFDSIRSERDDLRDEVVVLKEQLKKHGIIPNLEVATNGEALDGLDNEAHSDSTKITPGATQTLQTAGDGTLGRANEVEMKDEILEDVGKREILQNTEHEEHKEESEEREIVKECTEIKTLHADENTEAEKTMEDNDVTSTVMLSSGCEEQIQSHTEHVSGNVSSTENSDVIELRKETESGDDSIEAQQPGSKESEHSDLNHLTNENWETGTLQSQGIETPLGIPTDIDTEHESERVAQEQKVQQEDFTICQREDSIEIFQEALDFVVSSHASASEQSGSPEGARAGTGNEESHVEAHTESLCQAEESTENEVMSSLEKQLDEDEGCIDRTISKVGSGKNESDTAEEENKTGNTVPSQGRKEVDSVEDEGEATCESEVTPDTIVKEQKPDETHTLSTFSKSDLILAEEEGDMQDEAENEKDIAGKGQTKDIGKMEELTGMLDVQPDSENKRVEEEEPVASLDEFAEVKEGVSHQTGQDQDVMKESQSQETILVPCPSDHEIEESNTEMWDESRKGKESRGELMEDERTQVETQTIKCSEEIKNNPIQEKDKTVENEMQKVVKQEEDESRQELTQDVSVIIEENVDDKEASVESSEKLDLPDQQHDRFVSDDSSLQKITKLSQQLSESLEGNTREMEVQNAVLDDACQLSRKERDTKQMGNGNEEDENKGIEEQHELQEVKKQEVVPDIEEDADYLKTQKAELDEKPDEQVEVEGQEEEIVEDDGKKIDVDDELGQILKAPGRHDAEEVNTQTLEEVREKEIVSETAKTEKGEKEETHQSRTQSVENEAMITEGNASIQQEKGKGAEEAGHLQTDASQSAAPEKACDLVEDETGNEKVLDSNDMEKIADGYSSEQELGNVGNTRDESKEDMQASRRGKGRSKEDCMIS
- the LRRFIP1 gene encoding leucine-rich repeat flightless-interacting protein 1 isoform X13; protein product: MGTQGAGRKRLPNRERLTAEDDALNQIAREAEARLAAKRAARAEAREIRMKELERQQKEIYQVQKKYYGLDTKWGDIEQWMEDSERYSRRSRRNASASDEDERMSVGSRGSLRSDLEYASAYPVAGLENERTKKKNSKATNGYDEDMYGSSQSRKSSRSSNYSGESRKSTKKSSREEKSPSEYSCYLGSGSRASSRASSARASPVVEERPEKDFEKGARTVSSLSAATLASLGGTSSRRGSGDTSISVDTEASIREIKDINELKNQIQDVEGKYMQGLKEMKDSLAEVEEKYKKAMVSNAQLDNEKTNFMYQVDTLKDALLELEEQLAESRRQYEEKSKEFEREKHAHSILQFQFTEIKETLKQREEMLEEIRQLQQKQESYIREISDLQETIEWKDKKIGALERQKEFFDSIRSERDDLRDEVVVLKEQLKKHGIIPNLEVATNGEALDGLDNEAHSDSTKITPGATQTLQTAGDGTLGRANEVEMKDEILEDVGKREILQNTEHEEHKEESEEREIVKECTEIKTLHADENTEAEKTMEDNDVTSTVMLSSGCEEQIQSHTEHVSGNVSSTENSDVIELRKETESGDDSIEAQQPGSKESEHSDLNHLTNENWETGTLQSQGIETPLGIPTDIDTEHESERVAQEQKVQQEDFTICQREDSIEIFQEALDFVVSSHASASEQSGSPEGARAGTGNEESHVEAHTESLCQAEESTENEVMSSLEKQLDEDEGCIDRTISKVGSGKNESDTAEEENKTGNTVPSQGRKEVDSVEDEGEATCESEVTPDTIVKEQKPDETHTLSTFSKSDLILAEEEGDMQDEAENEKDIAGKGQTKDIGKMEELTGMLDVQPDSENKRVEEEEPVASLDEFAEVKEGVSHQTGQDQDVMKESQSQETILVPCPSDHEIEESNTEMWDESRKGKESRGELMEDERTQVETQTIKCSEEIKNNPIQEKDKTVENEMQKVVKQEEDESRQELTQDVSVIIEENVDDKEASVESSEKLDLPDQQHDRFVSDDSSLQKITKLSQQLSESLEGNTREMEVQNAVLDDACQLSRKERDTKQMGNGNEEDENKGIEEQHELQEVKKQEVVPDIEEDADYLKTQKAELDEKPDEQVEVEGQEEEIVEDDGKKIDVDDELGQILKAPGRHDAEEVNTQTLEEVREKEIVSETAKTEKGEKEETHQSRTQSVENEAMITEGNASIQQEKGKGAEEAGHLQTDASQSAAPEKACDLVEDETGNEKVLDSNDMEKIADGYSSEQELGNVGNTRDESKEDMQASRRGKGRSKEDCMIS